One Dysidea avara chromosome 8, odDysAvar1.4, whole genome shotgun sequence genomic window, ATGCATTACATGTAGCTAACCTTGTTCTCTGTATGTACTACAGGCCTCGACATACTGCAGAACCAGAGCAAATGACTCACAAAGTTAAAAGtatgatattattttgtttatAGCCAAGtgaaatataatatgtgaccggatttgcaaaaaggtacctttttcacacatttgacataccagcaagcaaaatgtcataactgttgactccttgcactgattgactttctttttgtatcaCAATGTAGCCACATAATGTAGGCATACTCATAGAAAATTACAGACACgtgcttgcaatgatacaaaagttacaaagtttgaaatttgaaaaaatgggtcaaattttatgtgtgaaaaaggtaccttttcgcaaatccggtcacatattttgtttactatatatatatatatatatatatatatatatatatacaggaaAGAACTTTTCCTCCTCTGCACGCAGAATGGATAGTCAACTGCGTGTTTATTACACAAATATTGCTGCTCAGAATTTCAAGTATAATATTGTACTATGATAATACCATTTACTATATCTTCACAGGATGGAGAAAGAattcaaaacaaaacaaaaggtgcataaaaaacAGATAAGGATGACATCACAATAAAATTAAATTTCCCTATGCCCATTATGATAACTTCCTTGGGGATGTGctttacatgcatgtgtgtatgtaatatATTCAAGTTTTTAATCTGGATAGGAACTTGAGATACAACAAACTGAAAATGAAAAACTATCAAAGGAGAATAAGGAAGCTACTGCTAAGGCTAATGAAGCTGATAAGCTAAGGCGACAACTGGAGAAGGTTAACAAAGTAAGTTATTTTTCCTAGTTTActagtatgtacagtatttgGTTACATTCTATATTTAAGAAACGTCAAACTTTAAAGCTGATTTTAGAAGGAGAAAGTGCATCAGCTAATAGTAAATCGGCTAATAGTAAAAGTGTTACTAAACAGCCATTGTTCATAGCACCATATGACAGAAAACAACTGGCTGGTACAAACACAACTACACCACCACCCCCAGTATCAGTAAGTTAACCAAATAATATCTTATATGTCACTATTTTAATGGATACAATAGCCACATAAGCCACCGATGATTCCCAGTGATACTACAGCAGTGCAACAAATAAATCAGGTAAAGTTAAACATGCTATACGATTTTCACAACAAATTTTATCATCATAGAATAAAGCCAAAGATTACATGCTCAGCAGTATAGATTTAGCTAATACAGATTCTTCATTGCCTGTTGTAGAGACTATTAACACTCTCACATTGACAGCTAGTAAAGGAAATAAAGCCACATATTCTGAAGTCCTTGATTGCAAGTTTGAAACTTTAGTCAAGTTCCCAAAACTGGGAACCAGTGATGACCTCAGTGTACTTAAGGTATGTAGATAAGTTGATCTAAAGCCTTTGAATGTGCACAGTGTTTCTAAATACAAATGGCTCAGGATTCCAGAAGCCACAACACATCACCAGAGATCGGTCAGCAGCAGCTAATCACTCCTGAGCAGGCTGTACAAACACTACTTTCCCTTCATGAAAATCATCAACTCTCATCACAACAACTTAAGAGTGACCACTTGGATATCTTGGAGGTGTTGACAAATGTAACTTATTGCTGTCTTTATGTGATAACTAATGCAGTGTTGAATTAACAGGAACCTATGAACAGTCTGATTGAATCAGATCAAATTGATAAAGTATCTTGTGCAATTGTTAGTCAAACTTTGATGTACACACATTAACTTTATAACTGTTACAAATTCACAGGTGGAATACATCAACATCAGTCAAATGATTAAACAGGTTGATCTTATTGCAAATCATCAATGGAAACAGGAGAGCAGAGAATACCAACTTGTCATAAACAGGGAAGAAGAAAGCAAGAAGGCCATCACTGAACAAGTATTATAGTATACAGTTACTGATCAATTTATGTTGTGTCTAGTATTTCAGTTTTATGGATACACTAGTATCTATTGTGGACAGTGTAAACAAAGATCTGCTAAAAGATGGTAAAGTAATTTGCACATAATACGttatgtacatatactgtataaatgCATGTGTGTTTCAGGAATAGTTGGAGGACAGATAAATGGAACTAATCCAAATTTACTCTGGTTACATGCTAGAGTAAGTAATATTATTGATTTGGTTATCTGCTATAATAGTATTCTCTGCTGTTGCAGGGCACGTATCAAGACTTTCTTGCAAAAGTTACTCAAGGTATATATGCAGCATCATTACATATCATTCATTTACTACAAACTATATATAGCTGTAAGAAGTATCAGCAACAACTCATTGTTGTATTTACAACATCTGGTaggcattattattattattattatttaccttTGCAAGATTTTGATACACAATAATGTTTAGGATGCATCTATCAAAGAGCGCCATAAAAGACTTATTGCTTTAAAAAGGGCAAACCCTCAGGTAAATAAAATGTATGACCTGTCATGCTAGCGCTCATATACTTATTTATTTAAACTCAAAGATTTATAAGAAATCTGTGCAGAAATTAGATAAGGCATCTCAGGTAAACCAGACAATTAATTTAACTTGTGTTGTATAGTTAGCCCATGTGCATGCAGCTACCCAAAATAGTCAGCAAATGTTTAGATGAAGGAATGGGAATGATGAATGACATGTTAGAGCAGCACGTTGCTAAGTAAGTTACATATAGTACTTGTGCCTAATCCTCATGGTATTATGTGACCAAACAAGCATGAAACATGAAATTGAAGCCTTCAGATGTGAAAGGGATATATTCATAGCAGATGCAAAATCAAAGGTTCTGTTATTTCTTTTTCATAACTTAATAATATTCAGTTTATGAAAAGATGCAGGCTCCTGTCTCAAGAATAACAGAAACAACAAGTAAAATATCTTCTTTGTTTTCTAAACAAAGTAAGAGATGCATATATACATGAATATTGTATAGTAAGAAAACACTCAGTAGTACAGATAATTACTTTGATAGCACAATAATTGTATGATGTTGTCGTATTGTACATCTGTGTATGACCTTTGCTGAGTGAAGTTTCACAGTAAtggtaataaataataataatacaaatctTTAGAGGTTATGTATATAGTAATACACTGCTGTCAATTGCATTGTATTTAATTCATCACATTTCTTGTTATCACCTCTACAGTACAATTTTAATTTGTGCAACATGATTATTATAGGAGCTGATATAGTTTGGAGATTACAAGGTGCTTTGAAGGGGCTCAACAAATTGTGTAGTACTACTAGAAGTGGTGTTAAGATTGTTAGAGAATATATCACCAAGGAGAGCACCAGTGTTATGGTTAGTGATTATGACAGCATGGATCTTGACAGCATAACTCACTGTCATATCTCTAGATGGCATCATTCTCTGAAAATGTGAAACTAGGTACGTAAAGTTGCAAACTTAAAGTTGCAAACTTCACTGATCTGATAACTTCATTCAAACCCAATAATTCTGTAGCACTTAAAGAAGTTCAGCAGCAGATAAAAGACATTTTACATGAAGAGGTGTATATACATATGAATGCAGAGGTCTTGTTGTTATAAACATCTTTCAGCTGGGAGTGAAAATACCTGATCAGCTGGACCATCAGCTACAGGTTATTGATAATACAACTTTTGATATGGTAAGAGCTACGTAGTGCCAGAAACGTTCCATTTTGTATTGATGGTATGTATCACTTCAAACTCCACAGCAAACCTCACTATCAGTTCTACCTAGTATTAACCACGGTATATCATTAGACTATGATCAGCCACAACAGAGCAAGACTCTGTTGAAAACCTTATCTACTTATGAAAGAGAACACGTTACTACACTCCAACACAGTATAGTGTGCAATCCTTTTACTCATTCATCCTCAATGGAAGAAGAAGCAGTGTCATTTCTAGGGATAAAAGGCACCCCAATGCATAACAGAAGCAAATGGATTAAAGAAAATGTGACAAAAGCCACTGAACTGCACAAATTACCCAGAATTACTAGAAGAAGTTTCAGTAAAGGAATATAGTGTGGCATTTTCTTCATGCTTTGATGGATTTGTTGATATAATTTTGAACATTTGATATTATTGGTCAGCTGTCAAAGCACTCTTGCATCATGAAGTTAAAACTCAGTTTTCAATAATCATTGTTGTGTCTGTATATACGTAgataaaaagaaatgtgagtaaaaagaaatcccaaagtcagccataggctggttatAAGGTCTtgtaaattacaaaaagaagtgaaattcacacaaaaacagGCAGGCTGCATGTGAAAATGGCGTGAAGCCTGGgtttaaaagttgtgaaatcaaaggtggtggccaagaaatggcctcaaaattgtgaaatcaaaggtggaggCCAGCCAAGATATGAtgttaattttaataatgcacagccattgttaaaatttattagcattaacataatgtacccatttcttggccaccacctttgatttcacacccaggcttttgaaggctgcaccatAATTCATGTGGTAATGATAACTGTGATATAGCTATAGCCAAAACACTTAAATCACCAATTTTTCCTACTAAATTTGTAAAAAATTAAGTTAAAAAagtagactccactttgtatacTACGGAGATATAAGGTACACAGATCAGCAAATAGACTGTGGCCACTTGGAGATGCATGGTGATTGGTTATTATCATGATTCACCAGTTGCAACATCATAGATAATTCCAATGACATTGATTATCACCGTATTCCTGTAGTATAAAGGCAAAAATCATATGTCATTAAAACATCTTGTGATATCAAAGAAAGCGCAACTCATTCAACCCAAACACCATTATAGTGATACCAAGTATTATAATGTGTAAATTGTAGAGTCTATGCATCACACACACATCTTCCAAAGCCCAATCaaatactgtttttttttttaaattatgtgGCTTTCCTATAGTTACGTGTAGTGAGTATGGACTGTGACCTGGTCCAAGTCACTGTACTGTACCAATTATTGGCTCCCTATAACTGATAGAATAACTGATTAATTGGCTTAGCTAATGCTTATTTAATGTAACTTTTAGATTAACAGTGTTTCATCAAATAAACCAACCAAACATGCTGTTTGACATAAAAAATAAAAGTAAAAAGTAGTTTTGCTCCTAATGGCAATAAACAGCCTCCTTGTGCACTTTTTATGACTAAAATCAAGAGTTAAAAGTTTGTCATTTGACAACCTAAAGCTGTAAGTGTGCTTAAACTTGTGCACATTTCCTGCATACTTCTCACCTTTTCAAGTGACATGACATTAAATGCATGCAGTTAGTATATATATGTGCTTTTGTTGAAAAAAATTAATCACGGTCATATGCTGCAAGTAGCTCATTGCTATCATCCTGTAAGCTTCAAATATTAATCTGCATCTTCAGTACCCAGTGTTGCAAATTTGCaattaatatgtaacactttacaGGCTGAGTTTTCTCGCTAAGAATTTATATACGTGGTAACAATTGCAGTACTCAATTGTGGGATAAAAGCTACATATAATGAGTGGTGTGCATCTTTGTTAATTTCTAGGTTACACGATCACAATACTCTGACATGTGTACATTGCAGTACATCTCTGAAGAGAGAAATAAGGAATTCCTTCCACCTGAGGTGAGAAAGAATCACATAATAATTTGTGCTGCTGAACAGTCACCATGCATGCTCACAATTATATTTTACAAGTGCATTTACCTTAGTttacttacatacatatttaCTGTCTAAAGGTAGCTATAGCTGCTGTACTTTAGTTTTACATTGCATATCCTGAATGGTAACCATATAGCCTTAAAatctgcatgtatatatgtaaccacttttgtaactgaattttcctGGTCAACACTGAACACTTGGAGCCAAAGACATGCATATTAAGTAATTGTATTCATatgtaattatatataattatgtaagtaAAGTATAAGTTTTCCTTGAAGACTTGTTAAAAGAGTATTCTTTGTATGGCAGAAGTGCATGTAGACAATCATGTGTCCTCTACAGTACATTCTGGAAAGTGTGACTATAACTTCTGCATAAGTCCAGTGTGATTTTTGTTTGTTACCAGTTTGGACTTTGGAGGTTATttccactataatattatatattcaCTGACCGTCTATATTATAAAAACTAGTAAGCATGTACTCAATTACAGATACGCTTCTACATTCCGTACATGCTAAATTGACGCTTCTAGTACATActatcatgtaccacggtagtggtatcatgtaccacggtagtggtacataatagggatcaggcagaaatttttcaaaacactctaatagaacgcacgccaaaagcagccttccgggctttagattttatttctaaaacattctagacctttcttttgtgtttacaacactagccaacaagtattaaaagtaagggaaatggttttaggtgttttttaaaattttgaaaatggttagattctccatcttcttctttctttcttctttcttgtttcgcgcgcctacagctcgtaggaagtagatatcagccctaaaaacgtatggcgtatttaaaaaacattcgtacccaggtctgtgtggtattaaaatcttccctctctaatgcgattgcgagatatagagcaagaatcactcttcgagacgccattcgatcgagaagccatacagatgataatatagaattgtttaaaattccattgctttagctcacaggactaaaatgcatcaagttgtatcacactaaacattaaacataactattgttcactgaaactcgggttttagacttccttcattacgagacagtgaagggggtgtggcccgcacctcgtcacttaaactattactgtacgcctttcgtgtatactttctattatattcttcagctgtttaccagctaagagtcgacataacaaggcttgtaagctattggaacacactggtaaatttcgaattgaaaaggggtgtgtcccttccgtacgcgattgaaaaataaaaagcgggatactccgtatactcagcactttaattggagtcgatcacgttttgtcaagcgtgtgttGAAGAGGAAGAGGAAGAGGACAATGATTAAACttaattatgtaattgtttattaaacttatttatgtaattgtttattgccagttgatattacaatgggtttctttattaaacaatcatgtactgttgaacgtatatttaagaagtagtccatgtgcatggacatgaaaaaaatcatgaaactagtggggcaaaaaaattattaattttcaacaagtagaatagggatcaaagatttgattttgaaaaaaactgcgtaaacaagaagtaatagggatgataatccacaaaattctatgcatcatcagttcaaagcaagttatttgaatagtgtacactcaatttgcgattcctatttcaacttgtggttaaattttgttaaaatgttgaaataggaatcgcaaattgagtgtacactattcaaataacttgctttgaactgatgatgcatagaattttgtggattatcatccctattacttcttgtttacgcagtttttttcaaaatcaaatctttgatccctattctacttgttgaaaattaataatttttttgccccactagttatATTATAAGTCTTGTACCTTGCTTATGTTGGCTGTAGTGTGCAAGAAGTACTAGAAAATTTCATATTTAATGGAGCTAGTGGTGGGTAACCAAAAATGTATTCCAACATATCTGATGCAACAATTATACTTCACAATGTATTGGTACACAATAGTACAACTAATATTGCCTGTTCTGTAATTCTTTGAGCACCATGCGAATTAAGTAGACATTTCAATCACACTCTTCAACACATATGTCAGTGATCTGATTTTATTTTATTCATTCAGTCTTCATATGCAGTGGGTCATTTACATATAGTATAGACAGTTTCAACTACCCATCACATCCCGTATACCATCATTGACTCCTAAAGAACAAGTCACTGCTAGTCAAGTGATGAGTGCAGGTGTAACAGGTGACATTAAGTATTCCCCACTCCAAGTATATAATAActccaggggcgtagctagaaattttaaataggtgaggcagaccTTGCAATGCTTTAGGAATGATGCAGTGTGTACGTAAGTATGTAGCATGCTCCAgctaaggggtctgggggcatgcccccaggaattgttttgaaaattaagagttAGAAGGTTGAATCTGGAGGTAATTTTAGTCCTACTAATTGTGTATTTTATGCATGTTGCTCAAACCTTGACTTGAGTAGTATATAGACGTTTACAACATGTCAATACAGGGGATCTGGGTTATGCTCCCCTGGGAAAGTTAGACCATCTGAGATTGATTGTGAGAGTAATTTAAGTAGTTTAattaataaaactattatattaaaaatttgcttgactgttgtattagaatgagtgctctattagggtgactgctctattagagcttgcttgaccagtttctggaaacctcagtaGCTAAACCCCCCTAGAGCTTCCCCTGGATGGACTCTTACTATGTACAGTAACTTGAACTAATATAAATAGTATATAAACTTTGTTAATGCAAACTTTCAACGCATCTAAAAGGTCCAATGTATCTCTCAGTTCAGTCACCATAATTTGGTGATGCAACTgcctacattgtagctatgcCTCTGAACTCCACTGGTCACCTAAACTTCTTGACAGATTTGGCCTTGAAAAACTTCATGGTATTAGTCCATATCTTTTCCAATGGAAATAAGTCTCTCCATCATGAGTACTAACATAGACATTTCTGCCATACAGttgaacctctcttatctgacCGAATCTTtattatccaggcacctccattgtctagACAGCCCCTAAtgagtcatgtggcttgtagctTATTGACCACagtgaagtttggtttagatgaaagtaCAAGGAGAGAGCCTAAAGGTTGTTGTTTATCTGACTGTTTGGCAGCTTGTTTATTCTGCTAATAATAATTACGTACCACCTGGTTGCTATGCATAGGgaagtgaccatgaatgctctgtagtgacacTTCCCCCTCTGctcactaaactgcatagcactaactgatagcaataacaacattaaatgtagtcactttagcataatagcatgcgATTCctagttatggacatttctgagatacggagtGGGGcggtagtatgtaccagaccatCTGGATAAGAGAGTTTCCACTGTATTGTGCTGTATCATTTGTACAATTGAAGTCCAACAACTAGAATAACATAAATTAAACAGATAGGTAATCTGTATTCATGAATAATATACAGAGGTTAAGCATTCTTATTTTCTTGTAAAACAAAGTGCTAAAATGTTGCATTTATTGATACAATATTTATTCTGCATGCAGGTAGTACAGGTAGACCAAATACTGTATAGTTTTTACAGGGTAGAGAAGAAGACCCTGCAATCTTATTATGTAAGTGATGTTACACGTCATTGTAATCACACTTTTTATATATGTAGGAATGGAAGGTGTTAATTCCCAACAAATGTGATATACCCTCCTTAAAATTTCTCACCACAGTGGCTAGGTGTATGGTATAGGTAGCTACCTCTACATGATTACTTGAAGCTGAGTCATGCCTAAGAAGAAGAAAGCAACACATACAAGAAGTGACAATAAAGATGGCTCGCCATTTAGTCGACTTGAGGTCTACAAAGAACTCAAAACAATTAATGAGAGAGTGGAAAAGGTAGCAAACAGTTTTCTTCTGAAATACATTTTAATTTCAAACAGATAATAGCAAACTATGAAGAATTTGGACCACCAACACAATCATATATTACAGATGAAGAAGTAGTAAGTGAACATTAGCTAGCAACATGTGTACAATAGTAACGAATATATGTTATCACTAGGACCATGTTAGGAAGTTGATAGAAAAGTTTGAGAATGTTCGTTTGGAGAAAGAAACAGTAAGACAATTTTGTCTAAAATTTAGTGTCTATATTTTACCTTTATAGGCTCTCAAGACAGTTAGCGCAGTAAGCCACTGTAGAAATTATTAAATGTgtcaaaattttcatgaattgtGTTAATAGTTCTACATGAAACAGCTAGATATCTGTATGAAGTTTTACAAACCTGTAAGATGACTTCCTTACAAAACTATAACACTCATTAACAATTTCACACATACCAGGATATAGAATCTGGTGAGAGGCTGCTTGAAGAATTATTAAAAGACATAAAGCATCACGAGTTCCAGTAAGTCTATATGGTAAATGTGATTAACCATTCTTCAATCATTAGACATGCTTATGATGAGGCATTAAAAGGACTGGATAAATTGAAGACACTTATCACATCCACTGCCAACTTAGCAAATTTGCAACTTTCATATAGACCGTCTACCAGGTAAACACCTACAAGTAACCCGGtaacaaaaatatttcaattatttttaaagcctcGTATAACAGGCTAACACACAAGGTTCCTGTGAATAAGCATATACTTAATTAAGTAAACACACATTTGGTAAAGTTTCTGTTTTGTGCATATTATATTAACTGCTTTGTGCATATTAAACTTCATCTCTGTACAAAGTGACTCACCACAAGAGAATCACCATGAGAGTAAGTACAATCATTATAAACCAGTGTACTTCACAAATCTATTGTCATTAAATAGTGGCAAAGTCACCGATCAGTCAAGAGCAGAACTCACATACACAGACATTAACCCAAAATGCAAAGCAAGTCATAATACCGTACTTAAAATGCTACCAATTCATAGTTTGGTAATTCTGTCTATATAAACAGGTTGCAGAGAAAGTACTCCACTCAACAAAGAGTGAGTTCTTAAAAATAATAAAGTCATAGCTAATAAAGATGTTAAAAGGATTTGGAATCTACCAAGCTGGCATATAACAAACTGCTACAAGAGAAGACTAACCTGAAGGCTATGGTTAGTGAAGTTGATAGACTAAAGAAGGAACTCAGCCAAGCTAACAAAGTATGTAATGAAATAATTCCTTTCACAAAGTTTAATTCAACAATTAGGAAGTTGAGTTCTTACAAAAGATTGTAGACAAGAAGAAAACTATGGatagtgctggcagcaaaatgATAAAAGACCAACTATCATCTGCAAGGTTCAGTGATGATCAAGATGGCACTACTGGTACAAATTCACCTACACTCCCTCCAATAGTAGTAAGaaataatttcaagtgttgtgaTGTCACTGAATAATTGCAGCACTAAAtagtgcacacacatacatgcaagcAAGTAGCGTCTTCTTACAAAAATGGATATCTATATATTTTGTGGTACTAAGAAATGTCCCAGTACTGTTTATGCTGAATACCAATTTGCTATGCATTGCATAGTAAAGCTGGAGCTTTGCTACATTGCCTATTAGAATAAGCTGGAAGGCAAATTTTTAAGCATAGTATGCATAAGTATATAATTCTATTATACACTGGTAAATGCATGGTACACAGAATTGAAGTAAATATGAATGAATAAGCACAGCAAGACTTTGTGCAATCTATTATCAATTATTTAGACCACTACAGACAAAGGTGCTAATGTTAAAGAGGAATACAGACAGAACAATGTGTTCAACAAAAGTGCAGCCAAAAGGAGCACATTTACTGTTGGGAGAAGACCACTAAGCAATAAGAAGCAACAAGTAGTTAATCCTCTAACTGCcagtattaataataacaagAAAGACAGTAGCACTAACTCCTTCACAATGACAAAACTTCCTGACATATGTCATAAAAGACCTAGTACTACTTATAAGCCAACAGATCCGGTGGTGAAGTTACCAGAGATATGGTCCAAAGACACTCCCAGTCTGTCAGTGGTATGTAGCTATGCAACTGAAAAACTGAATTACTCACATCCACTTATTTTGTAGTCTCAGGAAACAGCTGGTCATAACAGAAATTCCAGCAGCAAACCACAGCCAATTTCCTCAGAGAAAATTGTG contains:
- the LOC136264894 gene encoding titin homolog, with translation MDSQLRVYYTNIAAQNFKMEKEFKTKQKELEIQQTENEKLSKENKEATAKANEADKLRRQLEKVNKKRQTLKLILEGESASANSKSANSKSVTKQPLFIAPYDRKQLAGTNTTTPPPPVSPHKPPMIPSDTTAVQQINQNKAKDYMLSSIDLANTDSSLPVVETINTLTLTASKGNKATYSEVLDCKFETLVKFPKLGTSDDLSVLKDSRSHNTSPEIGQQQLITPEQAVQTLLSLHENHQLSSQQLKSDHLDILEVLTNEPMNSLIESDQIDKVSCAIVEYINISQMIKQVDLIANHQWKQESREYQLVINREEESKKAITEQYFSFMDTLVSIVDSVNKDLLKDGIVGGQINGTNPNLLWLHARGTYQDFLAKVTQGADIVWRLQGALKGLNKLCSTTRSGVKIVREYITKESTSVMMASFSENVKLDYDQPQQSKTLLKTLSTYEREHVTTLQHSIVCNPFTHSSSMEEEAVSFLGIKGTPMHNRSKWIKENVTRSQYSDMCTLQYISEERNKEFLPPEYRQFQLPITSRIPSLTPKEQVTASQVMSAGVTGDIKYSPLQEWKVLIPNKCDIPSLKFLTTVARCMIIANYEEFGPPTQSYITDEEVDHVRKLIEKFENVRLEKETALKTVSAFYMKQLDICMKFYKPDIESGERLLEELLKDIKHHEFQHAYDEALKGLDKLKTLITSTANLANLQLSYRPSTRLQRKYSTQQRDLESTKLAYNKLLQEKTNLKAMVSEVDRLKKELSQANKEVEFLQKIVDKKKTMDSAGSKMIKDQLSSARFSDDQDGTTGTNSPTLPPIVTTTDKGANVKEEYRQNNVFNKSAAKRSTFTVGRRPLSNKKQQVVNPLTASINNNKKDSSTNSFTMTKLPDICHKRPSTTYKPTDPVVKLPEIWSKDTPSLSVSQETAGHNRNSSSKPQPISSEKIVETLLDLHAKDELNSQHLKNDHANILNSLVKEPVENLNQTNQLDKAAHAIVEYTNMGQTIKEVDHIVNEQCKQENREYQWIVDKEEESKKTIIEHYSEFVESVGSAVDFVNKQLQRDGIIGSGQINGTSTDHPVAFSQISKETEGTYQDFITRMAEALTTISTSSALYLQHVNLSMIEQQKRLLVLKRANPQYPELISKRLHEGLGIMNGILEKHIAEMQSEIDIFMAEREQLVEEAKLQMQAHIAEITHHAGKISALLSLDGNKTSSNLSTELQTSLSFLNRLCSNHQRVQVFKEHNDRENTNKKAAPFSETTKPGE